In the genome of Tachysurus vachellii isolate PV-2020 chromosome 9, HZAU_Pvac_v1, whole genome shotgun sequence, one region contains:
- the bbs10 gene encoding Bardet-Biedl syndrome 10 protein encodes MAEVSDPLQVSLSVVGALECVVRRCVGPSGGSVIFTKDTGQTLITKHGHCILTALHLEHPVARTVLDCVRSHHCVTADGSKSFILLLAALLRGIRDSVHDSAHAHRRHTSWKLANQLHAFCWGGLDDVIAHGVVPYASSLFRSGGCELKGGVLAALVGGYIGGRVSPGQAEVLTPLLCEFCTRVGHGDTYSSAVSFIHSNFSGLHVAVPGLHSSQSRVVEGLLLPCDWSVWTETHGPVKVLVVVERLDTRFDASVNVRFEKHWTDQSDGVIQDRLAAILRLQVKVVLSAVKQPRCVLEWAGLNGVSVLECCDPEQLELLCELNTAQMLTAQPLMQLGTLTHCCRFQLGGHRYANVGVKHTSLHTSLHTHTLVLCAPAAGPLEQNVSVSRGVFSMLQHLNQSHRHSNILPPPHKQSLTSSQSLTSSQSLTSSQSLTSSQSLTSSHTLTSSQSLTSSQSLTSSQSLTSSQSLTSSQSLTSSQLHSSCPNLCQCILNVGDVIPVGGAFECLFHYSLLHSNHGDPDSRRILAEAVLSVPRSLHAHRPGDFLKQLMNLKNNQRHHCPIREQGSGSEFTWCWGADGPGRVCVEPVCSKHQLVASVLQCVNRLVHVETVIHTVRPLALAALPRPQHESDDDDDDEEDGM; translated from the exons ATGGCTGAG gtgagtgaTCCCCTGCAGGTGTCTCTCAGCGTGGTTGGAGCGTTGGAGTGTGTGGTGCGGCGGTGTGTGGGGCCGAGCGGAGGGAGTGTGATCTTCACAAAAGACACGGGACAAACATTAATCACCAAACATGGACACTGCATCCTCACTGCACTACACCTGGAGCATCCTGTAGCcag GACTGTGTTGGATTGTGTGCGTTCACATCATTGTGTTACTGCAGACGGTTCGAAGTCGTTTATCCTCCTGTTAGCTGCCCTGCTGAGGGGAATCCGTGACTCTGTGCACGACTCTGCACACGCACACCGCCGCCACACCTCCTGGAAACTGGCCAATCAGCTCCATGCATTCTGCTGGGGAGGGTTGGATGATGTCATAGCTCATGGTGTCGTTCCTTATGCCTCATCTCTGTTCAGATCGGGCGGATGTGAGCTGAAGGGTGGAGTCTTGGCTGCGTTGGTGGGTGGATACATTGGTGGGCGTGTCAGTCCTGGTCAGGCGGAGGTTCTGACGCCGCTGCTGTGTGAGTTCTGCACACGGGTCGGACATGGAGACACTTACAGTTCAGCCGTCTCATTTATTCACTCGAACTTCTCTGGACTGCACGTGGCTGTGCCGGGACTTCACAGCAGCCAATCACGTGTGGTGGAGGGTCTCCTGCTGCCTTGTGATTGGTCTGTTTGGACAGAGACGCACGGCCCGGTGAAGGTGCTGGTTGTTGTTGAGAGATTAGACACACGCTTTGATGCGAGCGTGAACGTTCGGTTTGAGAAGCACTGGACAGATCAGAGTGACGGCGTCATACAGGACAGATTAGCAGCGATCCTGCGGCTCCAAGTCAAGGTTGTGCTGTCGGCGGTGAAGCAGCCGAGGTGTGTGCTGGAGTGGGCGGGGCTCAACGGCGTCTCCGTGCTGGAGTGCTGTGATCCGGAGCAGCTGGAGCTGCTGTGTGAACTCAACACGGCACAAATGCTCACAGCACAGCCACTGATGCAGTTAGGGACGCTAACACACTGCTGCCGCTTTCAGCTCGGAGGACACAGGTACGCTAACGTTGGGGTTAAACACACGTCACTACACacgtcactacacacacacaccctggtgCTGTGTGCGCCTGCTGCAGGACCGCTGGAACAAAACGTGAGCGTGAGCAGAGGTGTGTTCTCCATGCTGCAGCATCTGAACCAGTCTCACAGACACAGCAACATCTTACCACCTCCTCACAAGCAGAGTCTCACGTCCTCACAGAGTCTCACGTCCTCACAGAGTCTCACGTCCTCACAGAGTCTCACGTCCTCACAGAGTCTCAcgtcctcacacactctcacgtcCTCACAGAGTCTCACGTCCTCACAGAGTCTCACGTCCTCACAGAGTCTCACGTCCTCACAGAGTCTCACGTCCTCACAGAGTCTCACGTCCTCACAGCTGCACTCATCGTGTCCAAACTTGTGCCAATGCATTTTAAACGTTGGTGATGTCATCCCTGTGGGAGGAGCTTTCGAGTGTCTGTTCCATTATTCTTTGCTCCACAGTAACCATGGCGACCCCGACAGCCGAAGAATCCTAGCCGAGGCTGTACTGAGCGTGCCCAGATCTCTGCATGCTCATAGACCGGGAGATTTCCTGAAGCAACTCATGAATCTCAAGAATAATCAGCGGCACCACTGTCCAATCAGAGAGCAGGGCTCAGGGTCAGAGTTCACGTGGTGTTGGGGGGCAGATGGTCccgggcgtgtgtgtgtagagccgGTCTGTAGTAAACACCAGTTGGTGGCAtctgtgctgcagtgtgtgaacAGACTGGTGCATGTGGagacagtgatacacacagtgagaccGCTCGCCCTCGCAGCATTGCCCCGGCCTCAACAtgaaagtgatgatgatgatgatgatgaagaagacgGGATGTGA